A genomic window from Brassica oleracea var. oleracea cultivar TO1000 chromosome C8, BOL, whole genome shotgun sequence includes:
- the LOC106312366 gene encoding AT-hook motif nuclear-localized protein 13-like isoform X1, producing MDSRELHQQQQQQHQHQHPQQQLQPPPGFLMGSYNRNPNAAAAALIGPTSTSQAMHHRLPFGSLAPHQPQHHQQQQQQQQQQLHPHQHHQPQPQHQMDQKTLESLGFEGSPSSVAAQQQQPMRFGIEPQAKKKRGRPRKYAADGNIGLALAPTSPASNSYGGGAEGGGGGDSGGGGNANSSDPPAKRNRGRPPGSGKKQLDALGGTGGVGFTPHVIEVKTGEDIAMKVVAFTQQGPRAICILSATGAVSTVMLRQANNPNGAVKFEGPYEIISMSGSFLNTESNGTVTKTGSLSVSLARPDGQVVGGCVAGMLVAGSQVQVVVGSFVADGKKQKQSAGRVQNTPEPASAPANMLTFGGGGGQGSPRSQGQQHSSESSEENESNSPLHRGNNNNNTNHHGLFGNSTPQQLHQMPPMQQQMYHHHLWPGHNPQ from the exons ATGGATTCAAGAGAACTCCACCAACAGCAACAACAACAGCATCAGCATCAGCATCCGCAGCAGCAGCTTCAACCACCTCCTGGGTTCCTAATGGGCTCCTACAATCGAAACCCTAACGCCGCCGCCGCCGCGTTGATAGGTCCCACTTCCACATCTCAGGCGATGCACCACCGCTTACCTTTCGGCTCTCTCGCACCGCATCAGCCCCAACATCATCAGCAGCAGCAACAGCAACAGCAACAACAACTGCATCCTCATCAGCATCACCAACCCCAGCCGCAGCATCAGATGGATCAGAAGACGCTTGAATCTCTCGGATTCGAGGGATCGCCTTCCTCCGTCGCGGCCCAGCAGCAGCAGCCGATGCGATTCGGGATCGAGCCACAGGCGAAGAAGAAGAGGGGAAGGCCGAGGAAGTATGCTGCCGATGGTAACATTGGTCTTGCTTTGGCTCCGACATCGCCTGCTTCTAATTCCTACGGCGGTGGAGCGGAGGGTGGTGGTGGTGGAGATAGCGGCGGAGGGGGTAATGCGAACTCCTCCGATCCGCCTGCTAAACGGAACAGAGGTCGTCCTCCTGGCTCCGGTAAGAAGCAGCTCGACGCTTTAG GAGGAACAGGTGGAGTTGGGTTTACACCTCATGTCATTGAGGTCAAAACTGGAGAG GACATAGCTATGAAGGTAGTGGCGTTCACGCAACAGGGGCCACGCGCTATCTGTATTCTCTCAGCTACAGGAGCCGTTTCTACTGTGATGCTTCGTCAAGCTAACAATCCTAATGGAGCTGTTAAGTTTGAG GGTCCATATGAGATCATTTCCATGTCAGGTTCTTTCTTGAATACTGAGAGTAATGGTACTGTGACCAAAACTGGTAGCTTGAGCGTATCTCTGGCTAGACCAGATGGTCAGGTTGTGGGTGGTTGTGTTGCTGGAATGCTAGTAGCTGGATCACAAGTCCAG GTTGTTGTTGGAAGCTTTGTAGCAGATGGGAAGAAACAGAAACAAAGTGCAGGACGTGTTCAGAATACTCCCGAGCCAGCTTCAGCACCAGCCAATATGTTGACCTTTGGTGGTGGAGGAGGACAAGGAAGCCCCCGGTCTCAGGGACAGCAACATTCAAGCGAGTCATCAGAGGAAAACGAAAGTAACTCTCCATTGCACCGTGGTAATAACAACAACAACACCAATCATCATGGACTATTTGGAAACTCTACACCGCAACAACTTCACCAAATGCCACCTATGCAGCAACAGATGTACCATCACCACCTCTGGCCTGGCCACAATCCTCAATAA
- the LOC106308760 gene encoding glutathione S-transferase T3-like, producing the protein MRSKWRSKQRSTTTLLRASPPASPPASVVLSVRRPLETTMNDDCVGELRLLRQKPIATHHRRRLSRSSPRLLRIEDSLRFVVNAAVVKTHIIKGLLAPFELSTEAPPPESSSSNHQQDSALPEPCPQGPYASFPPVVELSSTQPPIFSTETSSFCEESPRGCKERKKWSVSDDLVLINAWLNTSKDPVVGNEQKAGAFWSRIAAYYAASPKVERGQQREAIQCKQRWQKMNDLVCKFCGSYEAATRQKTSGQSESDVVKMAHQIFYNDHKIKFNLHHAWEELKNDQKWISVATAKLDGRQSSSAKKRRFEDVGQEASSQATTNGDHPAKRPVGVKATKGGGGKRPMGDQLSASEFQCGLSKRKTWRLKRERWVCWRFSLQRKSPCLSLRKH; encoded by the exons ATGCGATCGAAATGGCGATCGAAACAGCGATCGACGACCACTCTCCTCAGGGCTTCTCCTCCGGCGTCTCCTCCGGCGTCTGTCGTGCTCTCCGTTAGAAGACCGCTCGAAACCACCATGAACGACGACTGTGTCGGTGAGCTTCGTCTTCTCCGTCAGAAACCGATCGCAACCCACCACCGCCGACGACTCTCTCGGTCCTCACCGCGTCTCCTCCGAATTGAAGATTCTCTCAGGTTTGTGGTGAACGCAGCGGTGGTGAAGACCCATATCATTAAG GGACTTCTCGCACCCTTTGAGCTCTCGACAGAAGCTCCTCCTCCTGAATCATCGTCAAGCAACCA TCAACAAGATAGTGCTCTTCCTGAACCCTGTCCACAGGGTCCTTATGCGAGTTTTCCACCTGTTGTGGAGCTCTCTTCAACACAACCCCCTATCTTCAGTACTGAAACCTCAAGCTTTTGCGAAGAATCACCTAGAGGGTGCAAAGAAAGAAAGAAATGGTCAGTGTCTGATGATCTCGTGCTCATCAACGCATGGCTAAATACAAGTAAAGACCCTGTGGTCGGGAATGAGCAGAAAGCAGGTGCTTTCTGGTCACGCATTGCGGCTTACTATGCAGCAAGTCCAAAGGTGGAAAGAGGTCAACAGAGAGAGGCCATTCAGTGTAAGCAAAGGTGGCAGAAGATGAACGATCTTGTTTGCAAGTTCTGTGGCTCTTACGAGGCTGCAACAAGACAGAAAACAAGTGGTCAGAGCGAGAGTGATGTGGTTAAAATGGCACACCAGATCTTTTACAACGATCATAAGATTAAGTTTAATCTTCACCATGCTTGGGAGGAGCTGAAAAACGACCAGAAATGGATATCCGTTGCGACTGCTAAGCTTGATGGACGGCAATCATCAAGCGCTAAGAAGAGAAGGTTTGAGGACGTTGGGCAAGAGGCAAGCTCGCAAGCAACCACGAATGGTGATCACCCTGCCAAACGTCCTGTTGGTGTGAAGGCAACGAAAGGAGGAGGTGGTAAGAGACCTATGGGTGATCAACTAAGTGCCTCGGAATTCCAATGTGGTCTCTCAAAGAGAAAGACTTGGCGGCTAAAGAGAGAAAGATGGGTCTGCTGGAGATTCTCATTGCAAAGAAAGAGCCCTTGTCTCAGTTTGAGGAAGCACTGA
- the LOC106309558 gene encoding eukaryotic translation initiation factor 4E-1 encodes MAVEDTSKPVVVAEEANPNPTDHPIDRYHEEGDDAEEGEIAGGETDGDESSKSAVPQSHPLEHSWTFWFDNPSVKLKQATWGSSLRSVFTFSTVEEFWSLFNNMKGPSKLAGGADFYCFKQNIEPKWEDPICANGGKWTMNFPKEKSDKPWLYTLLALIGEQFDHGDEICGAVVNVRGKQERISIWTKNASNEAAQVSIGRQWKEFIDYNNSIGFIIHEDAKKLDRGAKSAYTA; translated from the exons ATGGCGGTAGAAGACACTTCCAAGCCTGTTGTCGTTGCGGAAGAAGCGAACCCTAACCCTACAGACCATCCGATTGATCGATACCATGAAGAAGGCGACGATGCGGAGGAAGGAGAGATCGCCGGCGGCGAAACAGACGGAGACGAATCGAGCAAATCCGCCGTTCCGCAGTCGCATCCGTTGGAGCATTCGTGGACTTTCTGGTTCGATAATCCTTCTGTTAAATTAAAGCAGGCGACTTGGGGAAGCTCCTTGCGATCCGTGTTCACTTTCTCCACCGTCGAGGAGTTCTGGAG TCTGTTCAATAACATGAAGGGTCCGAGCAAGTTAGCTGGCGGAGCTGACTTCTACTGTTTCAAACAAAATATCGAACCTAAGTGGGAGGATCCTATTTGTGCAAATGGAGGCAAATGGACTATGAACTTCCCGAAGGAGAAGTCTGATAAGCCCTGGCTTTACACC TTGCTTGCGTTGATTGGAGAACAGTTTGACCATGGAGATGAGATATGCGGAGCTGTTGTCAACGTTAGAGGAAAGCAAGAGAGGATTTCCATTTGGACCAAAAATGCTTCCAACGAAGCTGCTCAG GTGAGCATTGGGAGACAATGGAAGGAGTTTATTGATTACAACAACAGCATCGGTTTCATCATCCAT GAGGATGCCAAGAAGCTGGACAGGGGCGCGAAGAGCGCTTACACCGCTTGA
- the LOC106309538 gene encoding uncharacterized protein LOC106309538 yields MAIEDQENTIREIKPKNRRIMGAGGPEEEDNRQPPWLKALLQEKFFGHCKFHADSHKSECNMYCLDCTNGPLCSLCLAHHKNHHTIQIRRSSYHDVIRVNEIQKHIDIAGIQTYVINSAKVIFLNERPQPRPGKGVTNTCKVCYRSLVDDSFRFCSLGCKIAGASRGFEKGRKNLLMESDDSSCSIGIGKNIQSFSPSTPPLTASSQCRIAKRRKGIPHRSPMG; encoded by the exons ATGGCGATCGAGGATCAAGAGAATACCATCCGAGAAATCAAGCCTAAGAACAGAAGAATCATG GGAGCTGGTGGACCAGAGGAGGAAGATAACAGGCAGCCGCCGTGGCTGAAAGCTCTGCTTCAGGAGAAATTCTTTGGTCATTGCAAGTTTCATGCAGACTCTCACAAGAGTGAATGCAACATGTACTGCTTAGACTGTACCAACGGTCCGCTTTGCTCTCTCTGTCTTGCCCATCACAAGAATCATCACACCATTCAG ATAAGGAGATCTTCTTATCATGATGTTATAAGGGTGAATGAGATACAAAAGCATATTGATATAGCCGGGATCCAAACTTATGTGATCAATAGTGCTAAAGTCATCTTCTTGAACGAGAGGCCTCAGCCTAGGCCCGGGAAAGGTGTGACCAATACCTGCAAGGTTTGCTATCGTAGCCTCGTTGATGATAGCTTCCGCTTCTGCTCTCTTGGCTGCAAG ATTGCTGGAGCATCTAGAGGATTTGAAAAGGGAAGGAAGAACCTTTTGATGGAATCAGATGATTCAAGTTGCAGCATTGGAATTGGGAAGAACATTCAGAGTTTCAGCCCATCAACACCTCCACTTACTGCATCTAGTCAGTGCAGAATCGCCAAGCGAAGAAAGGGAATCCCTCACCGGTCTCCAATGGGATAA
- the LOC106312367 gene encoding uncharacterized protein LOC106312367, whose product MTSLLMRAGSMPVQTGFIPSRKASTTISRHNSVESLPSHGGERFSGGKISIDVKATSGLRRVLSESDVIRNERMLKSVVSKPSPANIPEEEDEIRFSDGWGSLIWKESGIPAEEQGVAGGGGSGYSGGKGNGGDGYDGRSKIGDYYREMLKSNPNNSLLLMNYGKFLYEVEKDAERAEEYYGRAILESPGDGEALSMYGKLIWETKRDEKRARGYFDQAVNASPGDCMVMGSYAYFMWEAEDEDDDEDLMVASPAIVSAV is encoded by the exons ATGACATCTCTTTTAATGAGAGCCGGTTCGATGCCGGTTCAAACCGGGTTTATCCCGTCGCGGAAGGCGTCGACGACAATCTCCCGGCACAACTCCGTCGAATCATTACCCAGCCACGGCGGCGAGAGATTCTCCGGCGGAAAGATCTCAATCGACGTCAAGGCTACGTCCGGGTTGCGGAGGGTATTATCGGAGAGCGATGTGATTAGAAACGAGAGAATGTTGAAGAGCGTCGTATCGAAGCCTTCTCCGGCGAATATTCCTGAGGAGGAGGATGAAATTAGGTTTTCAGACGGCTGGGGATCGCTGATCTGGAAGGAGAGCGGCATTCCCGCGGAGGAGCAAGGAGTTGCCGGTGGCGGTGGATCTGGTTACAGCGGCGGTAAAGGAAACGGAGGAGACGGTTACGACGGTAGGAGCAAGATCGGTGATTACTATCGAGAGATGTTGAAATCGAACCCCAATAATTCGCTTCTTTTGATGAACTACGGCAAGTTCTTGTATGAG GTGGAGAAAGATGCAGAGAGAGCAGAGGAATACTACGGGAGAGCGATACTTGAGAGTCCAGGTGATGGTGAAGCATTGTCAATGTATGGGAAGTTGATATGGGAGACGAAGAGAGATGAGAAGAGAGCTCGTGGTTACTTTGATCAAGCTGTTAATGCTTCTCCTGGTGATTG TATGGTTATGGGATCATACGCATATTTCATGTGGGAAGCAGAGGATGAGGATGATGATGAAGACTTGATGGTTGCATCACCAGCTATTGTTTCTGCGGTTTAG
- the LOC106312366 gene encoding AT-hook motif nuclear-localized protein 13-like isoform X2, with product MDSRELHQQQQQQHQHQHPQQQLQPPPGFLMGSYNRNPNAAAAALIGPTSTSQAMHHRLPFGSLAPHQPQHHQQQQQQQQQQLHPHQHHQPQPQHQMDQKTLESLGFEGSPSSVAAQQQQPMRFGIEPQAKKKRGRPRKYAADGNIGLALAPTSPASNSYGGGAEGGGGGDSGGGGNANSSDPPAKRNRGRPPGSGGTGGVGFTPHVIEVKTGEDIAMKVVAFTQQGPRAICILSATGAVSTVMLRQANNPNGAVKFEGPYEIISMSGSFLNTESNGTVTKTGSLSVSLARPDGQVVGGCVAGMLVAGSQVQVVVGSFVADGKKQKQSAGRVQNTPEPASAPANMLTFGGGGGQGSPRSQGQQHSSESSEENESNSPLHRGNNNNNTNHHGLFGNSTPQQLHQMPPMQQQMYHHHLWPGHNPQ from the exons ATGGATTCAAGAGAACTCCACCAACAGCAACAACAACAGCATCAGCATCAGCATCCGCAGCAGCAGCTTCAACCACCTCCTGGGTTCCTAATGGGCTCCTACAATCGAAACCCTAACGCCGCCGCCGCCGCGTTGATAGGTCCCACTTCCACATCTCAGGCGATGCACCACCGCTTACCTTTCGGCTCTCTCGCACCGCATCAGCCCCAACATCATCAGCAGCAGCAACAGCAACAGCAACAACAACTGCATCCTCATCAGCATCACCAACCCCAGCCGCAGCATCAGATGGATCAGAAGACGCTTGAATCTCTCGGATTCGAGGGATCGCCTTCCTCCGTCGCGGCCCAGCAGCAGCAGCCGATGCGATTCGGGATCGAGCCACAGGCGAAGAAGAAGAGGGGAAGGCCGAGGAAGTATGCTGCCGATGGTAACATTGGTCTTGCTTTGGCTCCGACATCGCCTGCTTCTAATTCCTACGGCGGTGGAGCGGAGGGTGGTGGTGGTGGAGATAGCGGCGGAGGGGGTAATGCGAACTCCTCCGATCCGCCTGCTAAACGGAACAGAGGTCGTCCTCCTGGCTCCG GAGGAACAGGTGGAGTTGGGTTTACACCTCATGTCATTGAGGTCAAAACTGGAGAG GACATAGCTATGAAGGTAGTGGCGTTCACGCAACAGGGGCCACGCGCTATCTGTATTCTCTCAGCTACAGGAGCCGTTTCTACTGTGATGCTTCGTCAAGCTAACAATCCTAATGGAGCTGTTAAGTTTGAG GGTCCATATGAGATCATTTCCATGTCAGGTTCTTTCTTGAATACTGAGAGTAATGGTACTGTGACCAAAACTGGTAGCTTGAGCGTATCTCTGGCTAGACCAGATGGTCAGGTTGTGGGTGGTTGTGTTGCTGGAATGCTAGTAGCTGGATCACAAGTCCAG GTTGTTGTTGGAAGCTTTGTAGCAGATGGGAAGAAACAGAAACAAAGTGCAGGACGTGTTCAGAATACTCCCGAGCCAGCTTCAGCACCAGCCAATATGTTGACCTTTGGTGGTGGAGGAGGACAAGGAAGCCCCCGGTCTCAGGGACAGCAACATTCAAGCGAGTCATCAGAGGAAAACGAAAGTAACTCTCCATTGCACCGTGGTAATAACAACAACAACACCAATCATCATGGACTATTTGGAAACTCTACACCGCAACAACTTCACCAAATGCCACCTATGCAGCAACAGATGTACCATCACCACCTCTGGCCTGGCCACAATCCTCAATAA